The Leptospira meyeri genome contains a region encoding:
- a CDS encoding integrase core domain-containing protein — translation KGLIKPKKKRPRVPQSLFPFSDVVAPNDVWCVDFKGHFTVGNGHRCDPLTITDAHSRYLLACEILSKTNVEQTKAVFERVFIEYGLPVAIKSDNGAPFASKAIGGLTSLSIWWLKLGIRPERIQPGKPSQNGRHERMHRTLKEETALPPRSSLEAQQISFDNFRYEFNYVRPHEALGFLTPAKEYKRSIREFPKKILEVAYPTHIVTDKVHESGFAQYGPHRVFFGNPFIGEVVGFEEISDRHCRLYFANAILGILDLYTSKVLKYQKLLYRIDESECNPCE, via the coding sequence AAAGGACTTATCAAACCAAAGAAGAAACGACCGAGAGTTCCACAATCTCTCTTTCCATTTTCTGATGTTGTTGCTCCTAATGATGTTTGGTGTGTTGACTTTAAAGGCCATTTTACCGTAGGAAACGGGCATCGTTGTGATCCATTGACGATAACCGATGCTCATAGTCGTTATCTACTTGCCTGCGAAATCTTAAGCAAAACGAATGTCGAGCAAACAAAAGCCGTCTTTGAAAGGGTTTTTATAGAATATGGACTTCCAGTTGCTATTAAGTCGGACAATGGTGCGCCATTTGCAAGTAAGGCGATTGGTGGCCTCACAAGTCTTTCTATTTGGTGGTTGAAACTAGGGATTCGACCGGAACGGATCCAACCTGGGAAACCATCTCAGAATGGACGTCATGAACGGATGCATCGAACTCTTAAAGAAGAAACTGCTTTGCCACCAAGGTCAAGCCTTGAAGCTCAACAAATTTCCTTTGATAACTTTCGATATGAGTTCAATTATGTTCGACCTCATGAAGCATTAGGGTTTCTAACTCCAGCTAAAGAATACAAAAGGTCCATTCGCGAGTTTCCCAAAAAGATCTTAGAGGTTGCATATCCAACTCATATCGTTACTGATAAAGTTCACGAAAGTGGATTTGCGCAGTACGGGCCCCATCGAGTCTTCTTTGGAAATCCCTTCATTGGAGAGGTAGTTGGATTTGAAGAGATCTCAGACAGACATTGTCGCCTTTATTTTGCGAACGCAATTCTTGGAATTTTAGATTTGTATACGAGTAAAGTGTTGAAATACCAGAAGCTTTTGTATAGAATTGATGAATCAGAGTGTAACCCATGTGAGTAA